The following proteins are co-located in the Maridesulfovibrio sp. genome:
- a CDS encoding TetR/AcrR family transcriptional regulator: MKEYSEKETRILDTAAEMFANQAFHKVLLSDVAHAARVGKGTLYLYFKNKDDLYFAVLFRGFSILVDTLRQHINQKNISPTEKMEGIIREMSTYMFMKATNAHLLSRVMHFPEGGEWQDKRTELWGLIQEVIEEGVETGEFEDSCPRFTSQYIPSFVRSISIFPPEGLNHEEFCAHACNFVFKALKPDR; the protein is encoded by the coding sequence ATGAAAGAATATTCCGAAAAAGAAACCCGTATCTTGGACACAGCTGCGGAGATGTTCGCAAATCAGGCTTTTCATAAGGTTCTGTTGAGTGATGTCGCTCATGCCGCAAGAGTAGGAAAGGGAACCCTTTATCTTTACTTCAAGAATAAAGACGACCTTTACTTTGCAGTTCTTTTCAGGGGATTTTCAATTCTGGTTGATACGTTAAGACAACATATCAATCAGAAAAATATTTCGCCTACGGAAAAAATGGAAGGCATCATTAGAGAGATGTCCACTTACATGTTTATGAAAGCTACCAATGCACATTTGCTGAGCAGAGTTATGCATTTTCCTGAAGGCGGGGAATGGCAGGACAAGAGAACAGAATTATGGGGCTTGATCCAAGAGGTCATTGAGGAAGGGGTTGAAACAGGAGAATTCGAAGATTCCTGTCCCAGATTTACTTCTCAATACATCCCGAGTTTTGTCCGTTCCATCTCCATATTTCCCCCTGAAGGTCTGAACCATGAAGAATTCTGCGCACACGCATGCAATTTTGTATTTAAAGCCCTCAAGCCAGACCGTTAA
- a CDS encoding C45 family peptidase produces MLKTVELQGNYYEIGKGWGEVFRQEMNRIIMSELGLIAAYYGIDNATVIELGKKYLPAAQKYDPEFIEVLHGFSEGAGVSFDTIFAIRSVFDILCSGPPRQGMCTSLAVGASASQNGQVIIGQNIDWHPELPMALLKISWPNGVKQLALSMSGVWEYTLSAYAESSPFAIMSTLTVTPDTNPDIPVPISFIMNKASRQKRLENALEVFTNATSIMPSYLLANGAGKMIGIELGLHSHELLYPESDVLIHANHNISERFAARDAFLQFVPDSPFRYDRMKKLVAQNHGKITPKHVMTFLADHENYPKGICSHVDPESQLPPSATVASVVIIPEEAAMYIAVGNPCENEYERYHLKTD; encoded by the coding sequence ATGCTCAAAACAGTTGAACTTCAAGGTAACTACTACGAAATCGGCAAGGGATGGGGAGAAGTGTTCAGACAGGAAATGAACCGAATCATCATGTCAGAACTCGGTCTAATTGCTGCTTACTACGGCATCGATAACGCGACCGTAATAGAACTCGGTAAAAAATATCTTCCTGCTGCTCAAAAATATGATCCCGAATTTATAGAAGTGCTGCATGGATTTTCTGAAGGTGCAGGAGTTAGTTTTGATACTATTTTTGCTATTCGATCAGTTTTCGATATTCTCTGTTCTGGGCCTCCGCGCCAAGGCATGTGCACTTCATTAGCTGTTGGCGCTTCTGCCTCTCAGAATGGACAGGTCATTATCGGACAAAATATAGACTGGCATCCGGAACTCCCTATGGCTCTTTTGAAGATAAGCTGGCCCAATGGAGTAAAACAACTTGCTCTATCAATGAGCGGGGTCTGGGAATACACGCTTTCTGCTTACGCTGAATCATCCCCATTTGCCATTATGTCCACTTTGACCGTTACTCCCGACACAAATCCCGACATACCTGTACCGATCAGCTTCATTATGAACAAAGCGTCTCGCCAAAAACGGTTGGAGAACGCTCTAGAAGTCTTTACAAACGCAACCTCCATCATGCCCAGCTATCTACTGGCAAATGGTGCAGGAAAAATGATCGGGATTGAACTTGGACTCCATAGCCATGAACTGCTCTATCCCGAATCTGATGTTCTTATACACGCCAATCATAACATTTCAGAACGATTCGCAGCGAGGGATGCATTCCTTCAATTTGTACCTGATTCGCCATTTAGATATGATCGTATGAAAAAACTCGTTGCCCAGAACCATGGTAAAATTACACCCAAGCACGTCATGACATTCCTGGCTGATCACGAAAACTATCCGAAGGGAATATGCAGTCATGTTGACCCGGAATCCCAGTTACCACCATCGGCTACGGTTGCCTCGGTTGTGATCATCCCAGAAGAAGCTGCAATGTACATAGCAGTTGGAAATCCATGTGAAAATGAGTATGAACGATATCACCTCAAAACGGATTAA
- a CDS encoding peroxide stress protein YaaA has protein sequence MKTIILIPPSEGKAEGGHNEPLKAVSGITADLIEAIKEADPKKLYGLKEKALEKAITVNKEILSSRTMPAMERYTGVVYDAIEYKTLKNKSDFDQKVLIVSGLFGLVRPTDLIPNYRLKIDKLKAAKLWLNSNSEQLKDKFIIDLLPQAHKKTVKYDNGIEVEFVLKKAGKKMPAGHQGKHIKGRFVRWLIENNITDQKHFSDFTEEGYKWTGDVFLKEI, from the coding sequence ATGAAAACAATTATCTTAATTCCACCATCCGAAGGTAAAGCTGAGGGTGGACACAATGAGCCTTTAAAGGCTGTATCAGGTATTACCGCTGACTTAATTGAAGCGATTAAAGAAGCTGATCCCAAAAAATTGTATGGGCTTAAGGAAAAAGCACTCGAAAAAGCAATTACCGTAAATAAAGAAATCTTAAGCTCAAGAACAATGCCGGCAATGGAACGCTACACAGGTGTTGTTTACGACGCTATTGAGTATAAAACTTTAAAGAATAAATCTGACTTTGATCAAAAAGTGTTAATTGTCTCAGGATTATTCGGTCTTGTCAGGCCTACTGATTTAATTCCTAATTATCGTTTGAAGATTGATAAATTAAAGGCAGCCAAGTTATGGTTGAACTCCAATTCCGAACAATTAAAAGATAAATTTATTATTGATTTACTACCGCAAGCACACAAGAAAACTGTTAAGTATGACAATGGAATTGAGGTTGAATTTGTCCTGAAGAAAGCAGGAAAAAAGATGCCGGCAGGTCATCAGGGCAAACACATCAAAGGTCGTTTTGTCAGGTGGCTTATTGAAAATAATATCACCGACCAAAAGCATTTTAGTGATTTTACGGAAGAAGGCTATAAGTGGACCGGTGATGTTTTCTTGAAGGAAATTTAA
- a CDS encoding GFA family protein, giving the protein MTYTGSCLCGEVVFEVEGSFNNFYLCHCERCRKDSGSAHAANLFSSEAELRWLQGEEYVRTFDLEGHIKSFCIHCGSALPNIQMEGTLLVVPAGSLDCDVPISPDGHIYVASKANWDAQLEKIPSFDTIPHDEHG; this is encoded by the coding sequence ATGACATATACAGGGTCATGCCTATGTGGTGAAGTTGTTTTTGAGGTTGAAGGTTCTTTTAATAATTTCTACCTGTGCCATTGCGAACGGTGTAGGAAGGATTCAGGTTCTGCACATGCTGCAAATTTGTTTTCGTCTGAAGCCGAGTTAAGATGGTTGCAAGGTGAAGAATACGTGAGGACCTTTGATTTGGAAGGCCACATAAAAAGCTTTTGTATCCATTGCGGGTCCGCCCTTCCAAATATTCAAATGGAAGGGACCTTGCTCGTTGTTCCGGCGGGAAGCCTCGATTGTGATGTTCCGATCAGCCCTGATGGACATATCTATGTTGCATCAAAGGCTAATTGGGATGCCCAATTGGAAAAGATTCCTTCCTTCGACACCATTCCGCATGATGAACATGGGTGA
- a CDS encoding DNA repair protein RecN codes for MLELLRIRDLALIEDAEIEFSAGMNVLTGETGAGKSFILRAIDFLTGQKMRPDMVRPGKEQAFVEALFIHSDGSESIVRRVLSADTGRSRVYVNDKLSSQNTIREMGASMILHTSQHAQQKLLQPAYQCRMLDTFLADTTLPEKKDGILTSLRALLTKKEELKTRSASLLEKKDFLEFQRTEIEKVSPYPGEEDELLEKKNALRAQEDAGKCIDTAMDIMRGQLDVSGGVSALGSEMERICELFPDYEQDRETVVEFKHFLDELVGKLRTQPLDFDSEDNIDDIEARLYELSKLKRKLGRTLDEIVDLKNEIQENLDFLDSCSLELAQLEKQEKELVEKLSKALDKLSAAREIAAKKLTDRVVAELKGLGFSEHVQVKFEFQPHELYPGLNEMRGRLMWIPNPGQAPQPLDKIASGGELSRFLLAITGLQGESEKPTLIFDEVDSGIGGHTLNRVGEKMQELADRQQLIVITHWPQLAALAERHFLIHKGVVNKETFTTCRQLNSSEVEAELSRMAGKE; via the coding sequence ATGCTGGAACTGCTCAGAATACGCGACCTCGCACTTATCGAAGATGCTGAAATTGAGTTCTCTGCGGGCATGAACGTGCTAACCGGGGAAACCGGAGCCGGTAAATCCTTCATCCTGCGAGCCATTGACTTCCTGACCGGACAAAAAATGCGTCCTGATATGGTCCGTCCCGGTAAGGAACAGGCTTTTGTTGAAGCGCTGTTCATCCATTCCGATGGATCGGAATCCATTGTCCGCCGGGTACTATCAGCTGATACAGGCCGCAGCAGAGTCTATGTGAATGACAAGCTCAGCTCCCAGAACACAATCCGTGAAATGGGCGCGTCCATGATTCTGCACACCAGCCAGCACGCCCAGCAGAAGCTTCTCCAGCCGGCCTACCAATGCCGCATGCTGGATACCTTTCTTGCCGATACAACACTCCCGGAAAAGAAAGATGGAATCCTGACCTCTCTGCGGGCTTTGCTGACCAAAAAGGAAGAGCTGAAAACTCGTTCTGCATCCCTGCTGGAAAAAAAAGATTTCCTCGAATTCCAACGGACTGAGATTGAAAAAGTATCCCCATACCCCGGCGAGGAAGATGAGCTGCTGGAAAAGAAAAACGCCTTGCGGGCGCAGGAAGATGCGGGAAAATGCATCGACACCGCCATGGATATTATGCGCGGACAGCTTGATGTTTCCGGTGGAGTTTCCGCTCTCGGCTCTGAAATGGAACGAATCTGCGAACTTTTCCCGGATTACGAACAGGATCGCGAAACAGTTGTCGAATTTAAGCATTTCTTGGATGAACTGGTCGGAAAACTGCGTACTCAGCCCCTTGATTTCGATTCCGAAGACAACATCGACGACATTGAAGCCCGACTTTACGAGCTTTCCAAACTTAAACGCAAACTAGGCCGTACTCTTGATGAGATCGTAGACCTGAAAAATGAAATTCAAGAGAACCTCGACTTTTTGGATTCCTGCTCACTTGAGCTGGCCCAGCTGGAAAAACAAGAAAAAGAGCTAGTTGAAAAACTTTCCAAAGCGCTGGACAAACTGTCTGCAGCTCGTGAAATTGCAGCGAAAAAGCTTACTGACCGCGTAGTTGCAGAGCTGAAAGGACTCGGCTTTTCCGAGCACGTGCAGGTCAAATTTGAATTCCAACCCCACGAGCTTTATCCGGGGCTCAATGAAATGCGTGGCCGTCTGATGTGGATTCCCAACCCCGGTCAGGCCCCCCAGCCGCTGGACAAAATCGCATCCGGCGGAGAGCTTTCCCGTTTCCTGCTCGCAATTACCGGATTACAGGGTGAATCAGAAAAACCGACCCTTATCTTTGACGAAGTTGACTCCGGCATCGGCGGGCATACCCTGAATCGCGTTGGTGAAAAAATGCAGGAACTTGCCGACCGCCAGCAACTCATCGTCATCACCCACTGGCCACAACTTGCTGCATTAGCCGAACGTCACTTCCTGATCCACAAGGGAGTTGTTAATAAAGAAACTTTCACCACCTGCCGCCAACTGAATAGTTCGGAAGTCGAAGCTGAATTGTCTAGGATGGCTGGGAAGGAGTAA
- a CDS encoding ABC transporter permease translates to MANKKPLTPPSKLQRYGLLYLGLFLVGTVSLAAIFAPLLTPYDPNALNVDHLLQGPSATHLFGTDALGRDVFTRMLYGGRVSLWVGFVAVGISTAIGLALGLAAGYFGGLVDEIIMRGVDVMLCFPSFFLILAVIAFLEPGLTNIMIVIGFTSWMGVARLVRAETLSLRKRDFVQASRLAGAGPIRIMLTHILPNAITPVLVSATLGVAGAILVESSLSFLGLGVQPPDPSWGNLLMDGKEVLEIAPWLSIFPGMAILLTVLGYNLLGEALRDILDPRLKQ, encoded by the coding sequence ATGGCTAATAAAAAACCGCTTACCCCTCCCTCAAAACTGCAAAGATACGGTTTGCTGTATCTCGGTCTTTTCCTTGTGGGAACGGTATCGCTGGCGGCTATTTTTGCCCCCTTACTTACCCCGTATGATCCCAATGCCCTGAATGTTGACCATCTGCTGCAAGGGCCCAGCGCTACTCATTTATTCGGTACCGATGCACTGGGCCGTGATGTTTTTACTCGCATGCTCTACGGCGGGCGGGTTTCACTTTGGGTCGGCTTTGTTGCGGTTGGAATTTCCACAGCCATCGGGCTGGCACTGGGCCTCGCTGCCGGATATTTCGGAGGACTGGTGGATGAAATAATTATGCGCGGGGTGGATGTAATGCTCTGCTTCCCGTCATTTTTCCTGATTCTCGCGGTCATCGCATTTCTGGAACCGGGACTCACCAACATCATGATCGTCATCGGCTTCACCTCGTGGATGGGTGTGGCAAGATTGGTGCGTGCGGAAACCCTCTCCCTGCGTAAACGTGATTTCGTGCAAGCCTCACGCTTGGCAGGCGCAGGACCGATCCGCATCATGCTGACCCACATTCTGCCCAACGCCATTACCCCGGTGCTGGTATCAGCGACCCTTGGTGTAGCCGGAGCAATCCTTGTGGAATCATCACTCAGCTTCCTCGGACTCGGAGTTCAACCTCCTGATCCTTCATGGGGCAACCTGCTCATGGACGGAAAGGAAGTGCTAGAAATAGCTCCATGGCTGTCAATATTTCCCGGCATGGCAATCCTGCTGACCGTACTCGGCTACAACCTGCTCGGCGAAGCCCTGCGCGATATCCTCGACCCCAGACTCAAACAATAA
- a CDS encoding DUF4384 domain-containing protein: MKKTIQLFLLGFISLCLTVPVLADGEKQISKSSVLIEAEGMACLGLDRTRTQVRKLALDDAKRSASERVSTYVSRETSVDKGKVSKDLIDVYSRATVKVLEELEKGWLQSKDKSGYLDQCYKIKIKAEIIPAESNAVQSIHQQAINNPRAPLTVELWTDKDTYKLGDFMKFYFRGNKPFYAHAVYEDAEGNLIEVTPSNRSAYYKGGVIYEIPGQGDSFTLQITPPLGKEKLILYTSTSPMQSYQGQRSGELLVIDNNINDLGVKTRGLTMLKGSKDMKKAAKAEFAETQANVLVEK, from the coding sequence ATGAAAAAAACTATCCAGCTTTTCCTACTTGGTTTCATAAGTTTATGTCTGACTGTTCCGGTTCTGGCTGACGGCGAGAAACAGATCTCCAAGTCTTCCGTACTCATAGAAGCCGAAGGCATGGCCTGTCTCGGACTTGACCGTACCCGCACTCAAGTGCGCAAATTAGCTTTGGATGATGCCAAGAGAAGTGCTAGCGAACGGGTCAGCACTTATGTTTCACGGGAGACCAGTGTTGATAAAGGTAAAGTCAGCAAGGACCTTATTGATGTCTATTCGCGGGCTACAGTCAAGGTGCTTGAAGAACTTGAGAAGGGCTGGCTTCAGTCAAAGGACAAGAGTGGGTATCTTGACCAGTGTTACAAAATTAAGATTAAAGCCGAGATAATACCTGCTGAATCGAATGCTGTTCAGAGCATTCATCAACAAGCCATTAATAATCCCCGCGCGCCTTTAACCGTTGAACTCTGGACCGATAAGGATACATACAAGCTGGGCGATTTTATGAAATTTTATTTCCGGGGCAATAAGCCTTTCTATGCCCATGCAGTATATGAAGATGCTGAAGGAAATCTTATCGAGGTAACACCATCCAACCGTTCAGCTTACTACAAAGGCGGTGTTATTTATGAAATTCCCGGGCAGGGTGATTCGTTCACTCTCCAGATAACGCCTCCGTTGGGTAAAGAGAAACTCATTCTCTATACCTCTACCAGTCCAATGCAAAGCTATCAGGGACAGAGGTCCGGAGAACTTTTGGTTATTGATAATAATATCAATGATCTTGGAGTGAAGACACGCGGTCTTACTATGCTTAAAGGCAGCAAGGACATGAAGAAAGCAGCAAAGGCGGAATTTGCAGAAACGCAAGCTAATGTTCTGGTTGAGAAATAG
- a CDS encoding SLATT domain-containing protein: MGWVDMTYLLGNHESEGIKKLNSFRDELKRIKWVKGDEIESLSLVFNALDALAEEKLQYYYGRRKRQALLSIVFRSLGWAAGFVGVVLPFLSDHQFSFDPNGKLGYVFLVAAASFLGANTLFGGTSGHVRYATTQFKLEQLVVSTRLDWLFYKSRVSAGECSSKEVGEGFEILQKYSQEFYSLVIGEAGDWGESVLEELVNYQRSVDKKSKLPDGS; the protein is encoded by the coding sequence ATGGGTTGGGTTGATATGACTTATTTGCTTGGTAATCATGAATCTGAGGGCATTAAAAAGTTAAATTCTTTTAGGGATGAGTTAAAGCGCATTAAGTGGGTTAAGGGTGATGAAATTGAGTCTCTTTCGTTAGTATTCAATGCATTGGATGCTTTGGCAGAGGAGAAACTCCAGTATTATTACGGGCGAAGGAAGCGGCAGGCTCTCCTATCTATTGTTTTTCGCAGTCTAGGTTGGGCGGCAGGCTTTGTTGGAGTTGTTTTGCCGTTTCTTTCTGACCATCAGTTCAGTTTTGATCCTAATGGAAAGCTTGGTTATGTGTTTCTCGTTGCAGCAGCTAGTTTTTTGGGTGCGAATACTCTTTTCGGCGGAACGAGCGGACATGTACGATATGCAACCACCCAGTTCAAGTTGGAGCAGCTCGTTGTGTCGACTCGATTGGATTGGCTTTTTTATAAATCGAGAGTCAGTGCCGGAGAATGCTCTTCCAAAGAGGTAGGAGAGGGGTTTGAGATTCTACAAAAATACTCCCAAGAATTTTATAGTCTGGTGATTGGTGAGGCCGGTGATTGGGGAGAGAGTGTTTTGGAAGAGTTAGTAAACTACCAGAGGAGTGTCGATAAAAAGTCAAAGCTGCCAGATGGCAGTTAA
- a CDS encoding CerR family C-terminal domain-containing protein, producing the protein MGNDTKNNILMAAIKEFAEHGYQAATVRRIVEQAGAKNLNAVVYYFDSKEGLYKAVLEFMFQEAEKFKGKSNIATFESLPIEERLASMIRFYCKAYYSVETDLDRDLYSIFTNEARNPSPYFNDIVSRYLKPSRDYMCSLLKEYLGPDTTDNVVRNCEYSITAQILYGVLGWSIISGTVPGQKPFGERVDELAEHVTNFSLAALSAFKKS; encoded by the coding sequence ATGGGCAACGATACAAAAAACAATATCCTAATGGCCGCAATCAAAGAGTTTGCAGAACACGGTTATCAGGCGGCAACTGTGCGTAGAATTGTGGAACAGGCCGGAGCTAAGAACCTCAATGCCGTGGTTTATTACTTCGACAGCAAGGAAGGACTATATAAAGCGGTATTAGAATTCATGTTCCAGGAAGCGGAGAAGTTTAAGGGAAAAAGCAACATTGCCACATTTGAATCTCTCCCCATCGAGGAAAGACTGGCCTCAATGATTCGCTTTTACTGCAAAGCCTACTACTCCGTAGAAACTGATCTTGACCGGGATTTATATAGCATCTTCACCAACGAGGCACGCAATCCATCGCCTTACTTCAATGATATTGTTTCCCGATACCTAAAACCAAGCCGCGACTATATGTGCTCCCTTTTAAAGGAGTACCTCGGGCCTGATACGACGGATAATGTTGTCAGAAATTGTGAATACAGTATTACCGCCCAAATCCTCTACGGGGTTCTTGGCTGGTCCATTATTAGCGGAACTGTGCCGGGACAAAAACCATTTGGGGAGCGCGTGGATGAACTGGCGGAGCACGTGACTAATTTTTCCTTAGCAGCACTATCCGCCTTTAAAAAATCTTAA
- a CDS encoding ABC transporter permease, giving the protein MLDIALKILSKFAWVSVVFIGITVISFWVIHLAPGSPTDMETTLNPTATVETRLKLEKLYGLDKPIHEQYINWVARLAKFDFGLSMSGDRRPVWDRIKERLPLTFGMNMASLFLTLIIAVPIGMYSAWRQDGWFDRGMTVLVFIGFAVPGFWLALLLMLWLGIYYPIFPISGLTSLDFKLLSPWGKMLDLAHHLALPIFIYTFGSLAGMSRFMRSSMLEVLRQDYITTAKAKGLPMRKVLFKHALRNGLLPVITILGLSIPGLIGGSVIIESIFALPGLGQLFYGAVMARDYSLIMGSLVLGAMLTLAGNLLADMAYGLADPRIRAGGQD; this is encoded by the coding sequence ATGCTGGACATTGCCTTAAAAATTCTTTCAAAATTCGCTTGGGTTTCCGTTGTCTTTATCGGCATTACGGTAATCAGCTTCTGGGTTATTCACCTTGCTCCCGGTTCGCCCACTGACATGGAAACCACACTCAACCCGACAGCCACGGTTGAAACTCGCCTGAAACTGGAAAAACTGTACGGTCTGGATAAACCTATCCACGAACAATATATTAACTGGGTGGCCCGTCTGGCAAAATTCGATTTCGGATTATCCATGTCCGGTGACCGGCGTCCGGTATGGGACCGCATTAAGGAACGTTTGCCGCTTACCTTCGGTATGAACATGGCTTCGCTTTTCCTTACACTTATAATTGCCGTACCCATAGGAATGTATTCGGCATGGCGGCAGGACGGCTGGTTTGACCGGGGGATGACCGTACTGGTCTTTATCGGCTTCGCTGTGCCGGGATTCTGGCTTGCGCTGCTGCTTATGCTCTGGCTGGGTATTTACTACCCCATATTTCCCATATCCGGTCTGACCTCCCTTGATTTTAAACTGCTCTCCCCGTGGGGCAAAATGCTCGATCTGGCCCACCATCTGGCCCTGCCGATCTTTATTTATACCTTCGGCAGTCTCGCCGGGATGTCCAGATTCATGCGTTCTTCCATGCTGGAAGTGCTGCGGCAGGATTACATCACTACCGCCAAAGCCAAAGGTCTGCCCATGCGCAAGGTGCTTTTCAAGCACGCCCTGCGCAACGGCCTTCTCCCGGTGATTACCATCCTCGGCCTGTCCATTCCCGGACTGATCGGCGGCAGCGTTATCATTGAATCCATCTTCGCCCTGCCCGGACTGGGACAGCTTTTCTACGGTGCGGTCATGGCCCGCGACTATTCGCTGATCATGGGCTCACTGGTGCTCGGCGCCATGCTGACCTTAGCCGGTAACCTGCTGGCAGATATGGCCTACGGACTTGCCGATCCGCGTATTCGTGCAGGAGGGCAGGACTGA
- a CDS encoding amidohydrolase family protein, with product MSDQTVSKLFVNGRIYQDAVRRVNNLLVEDDLVVAVDVDPSNHTDAEVIDLDGNALYPGFCDSHVHLVESALMFSGGDLRGDNNAESIVQAVKTAISKHSDEDPFFAGGFSLDNYDSWSLDDLAALDAVTGDRIVLLSDDLGHNLIINSAAINAADLSKHLDDVPSGGKVVVENGKPTGMLREEAMTLAGNPLLPRFTDASIQPGTQYYMNLWAQMGYTGIVDLMGAPIGRIMHADMCRKMESNGLLPLRVNYNYTFFGLDDLEGGLKEMGKDTDLVRFIGNKLFVDGAYAGGEAWTTWENKQGNHGLHTVTAGDSMGKNQNIYRIVARLEEVGLNCHYHIQGDEALNVTLDALEAAAAKKGGLSCVHTLIHLAFPRPDQLQRINKLNNKVVSTVQPGFWKAEAGLDRYYGKANDASYPIKELMEAGISTGMSTDFGVSPLELSAPTTIMNISMLGEGAARTPLTMQDVIRGLTQGSAATTGHNDVGALYPGMKADMVRFERDLYDEKPENLATNPPKVLETWISGKKVVIHETPK from the coding sequence ATGAGTGATCAAACAGTATCGAAGCTTTTCGTCAATGGCCGGATTTATCAAGACGCGGTTCGTAGGGTGAACAACCTTCTTGTGGAAGATGACCTTGTCGTTGCCGTGGATGTGGATCCTTCCAATCATACTGATGCGGAAGTCATAGATTTAGACGGTAACGCCCTTTATCCCGGTTTTTGCGACAGTCACGTCCATTTGGTGGAGTCTGCTCTCATGTTCAGTGGTGGAGACCTGCGTGGTGATAATAACGCTGAATCGATTGTCCAAGCGGTGAAAACAGCCATATCCAAACATTCCGATGAAGATCCTTTTTTTGCCGGAGGATTTTCATTGGACAACTATGACTCATGGTCCTTGGATGATCTTGCCGCACTCGACGCTGTTACCGGTGACCGAATCGTTCTTTTAAGTGACGACCTCGGCCATAATCTTATTATAAATTCTGCCGCCATAAATGCAGCGGACCTTTCCAAGCACTTGGATGATGTTCCGTCAGGAGGAAAAGTCGTTGTCGAAAATGGCAAGCCAACTGGTATGTTGCGTGAAGAAGCCATGACCTTGGCTGGAAATCCCCTTCTCCCCCGTTTCACAGATGCGTCGATTCAACCGGGGACACAATACTACATGAATTTATGGGCTCAGATGGGCTATACGGGAATCGTAGACCTTATGGGTGCGCCCATCGGCCGTATCATGCATGCTGATATGTGCCGGAAAATGGAAAGCAATGGCCTTCTGCCCCTTCGCGTCAATTATAACTACACCTTCTTCGGCCTTGATGACCTTGAAGGCGGTCTTAAGGAAATGGGCAAGGACACGGATTTGGTGAGATTCATTGGAAACAAGCTCTTTGTTGACGGGGCCTACGCCGGAGGAGAGGCATGGACAACCTGGGAGAATAAACAAGGTAACCATGGCTTGCATACGGTCACAGCTGGCGATTCCATGGGCAAAAACCAGAACATTTATCGCATAGTCGCCCGGCTGGAGGAAGTCGGCCTCAATTGCCATTACCATATTCAGGGTGACGAGGCCCTGAATGTTACTTTGGATGCGCTGGAAGCAGCGGCGGCCAAGAAGGGCGGACTTAGCTGTGTGCATACGCTGATTCATCTGGCCTTTCCCCGCCCTGACCAATTACAGCGCATCAACAAGCTCAATAACAAAGTCGTCTCTACGGTCCAACCGGGATTCTGGAAGGCCGAGGCCGGACTTGACAGGTATTATGGCAAGGCAAATGACGCGTCATATCCTATTAAGGAATTGATGGAAGCCGGCATAAGTACTGGTATGAGCACCGATTTTGGAGTCTCTCCTCTGGAGTTGAGCGCTCCCACAACAATTATGAACATCTCCATGCTGGGCGAAGGAGCGGCGCGTACACCGCTGACCATGCAGGACGTCATTAGAGGGCTGACACAGGGAAGCGCCGCAACAACTGGACACAACGATGTGGGCGCACTTTATCCGGGCATGAAAGCCGACATGGTGCGCTTTGAGCGAGATCTATACGATGAAAAGCCGGAGAATCTGGCAACGAATCCTCCGAAAGTTCTGGAGACGTGGATAAGTGGGAAAAAAGTTGTAATACATGAGACTCCTAAATAA